A DNA window from Halomicrobium mukohataei DSM 12286 contains the following coding sequences:
- a CDS encoding heparinase II/III family protein → MNDFYSERSQSVGERLALGVFTAGRLQREQVLGILERKVRHALLPRLPIDFDARYDAQVPNKLKLTAGPINENTRRLRDSLEPETKQRYQERLNHFENGQLSFIGHEVSLDADRTIDWDDDQLEGIPLLWWLKYQSLEPLKWFLFSPEESIDRERVVREVLDPWVRTMASTAQIGTPEYLRRDWIPHAVSLRVMTLSRYSAWLESEGMIASRQLVLEYLYKNALFLQNHIETDVGGNHLIENALALLMAGLIFQQADEWIRSGTELFERTAINQFLGDGSHFEKSPMYHIMSLRRMLTSIGLLSKYGYSIPQTIQHSAEKATEFLTYLTPPDGQIPLLNDSQFYQVLSISEILLYADKIDITADNNPDQFGASGYYWLGSGADRMLVDGGCVGPPHLPGHSHIDLLSILLWLDGNRVLTDTGVYQYADDVHRQYARSIKAHNSVQVGDCNPIKIGGQYLMGRRTAPETTMSRNESFKQFEGKYEVEGFLKPLYTHKRRIQTNGKWWLVTDEVSSHGDRPIISRLHFHPSIDLKKVDDAKFNIIYDSEYLLGYLQALHCESIVLDTSPYFPEFGTKISRKVLELRYESTPAGYVISKNEGSEVK, encoded by the coding sequence GTGAACGATTTCTATTCCGAGCGTTCTCAAAGCGTGGGTGAGCGACTTGCCCTTGGAGTATTCACAGCTGGACGACTGCAGCGGGAGCAGGTTCTGGGCATTCTTGAGCGAAAAGTCCGTCACGCGCTCCTTCCAAGGCTCCCTATTGACTTTGACGCACGCTATGACGCACAGGTACCCAATAAACTCAAACTGACGGCTGGTCCCATTAATGAGAACACAAGACGTCTCAGAGACAGTCTAGAACCGGAGACCAAACAACGTTATCAAGAGCGGTTAAACCATTTTGAAAATGGACAACTCTCGTTTATTGGTCATGAAGTTTCCCTTGACGCTGACCGGACGATCGATTGGGACGATGATCAACTGGAGGGAATACCCTTGCTCTGGTGGCTCAAATACCAATCGCTCGAACCGCTCAAATGGTTTCTCTTCAGCCCCGAGGAGTCTATAGACCGGGAACGAGTTGTCCGGGAGGTTCTTGACCCATGGGTCCGAACGATGGCGTCAACGGCACAGATTGGCACCCCTGAATATCTTCGGCGCGACTGGATTCCACATGCAGTCTCGCTTCGAGTCATGACTCTTTCTCGGTACTCTGCCTGGCTCGAAAGTGAAGGAATGATTGCTTCTAGGCAATTAGTATTAGAATACTTGTACAAGAATGCACTATTTCTGCAGAATCATATAGAAACCGATGTCGGTGGGAACCATCTAATTGAGAACGCTCTGGCCTTGCTTATGGCTGGATTGATCTTTCAGCAGGCCGATGAATGGATCCGAAGCGGAACGGAATTATTTGAGCGAACGGCTATAAACCAGTTTCTCGGGGATGGCAGTCATTTTGAAAAGAGCCCGATGTATCATATTATGTCTCTTAGGAGGATGTTAACTTCCATTGGACTTTTATCCAAGTATGGTTACTCCATCCCACAGACCATTCAACATAGTGCTGAGAAGGCGACAGAGTTTTTAACATACCTAACTCCACCAGATGGACAGATTCCCCTATTAAATGATTCTCAGTTTTATCAAGTACTTTCGATTTCAGAGATTTTACTGTATGCTGACAAAATAGACATTACGGCGGACAACAATCCAGACCAGTTTGGAGCTTCAGGGTACTATTGGCTAGGAAGCGGTGCTGATCGTATGCTTGTTGATGGTGGATGTGTTGGCCCTCCCCATTTGCCTGGCCATTCTCACATTGATCTCCTCAGCATTCTGCTGTGGCTTGATGGTAACCGTGTACTCACCGATACGGGGGTCTACCAGTATGCAGATGATGTTCACCGTCAGTATGCGAGGAGTATTAAAGCACATAATTCAGTTCAAGTCGGTGATTGCAATCCGATCAAAATCGGTGGACAATATCTTATGGGTCGCCGGACGGCACCTGAAACTACCATGTCTCGCAACGAATCATTTAAGCAATTTGAGGGGAAGTATGAGGTAGAAGGATTTCTCAAACCGTTATACACACATAAAAGACGAATTCAGACAAATGGGAAGTGGTGGCTGGTCACTGATGAGGTCTCCAGTCACGGGGATCGCCCCATTATCTCACGACTTCATTTTCATCCCTCAATAGATTTGAAAAAAGTAGATGATGCAAAATTCAATATAATTTATGATTCTGAATATCTGCTCGGGTATCTCCAAGCATTGCACTGTGAGAGTATCGTACTTGACACAAGCCCCTACTTTCCCGAATTTGGGACCAAGATTAGCAGAAAGGTGCTTGAACTGAGATACGAATCGACTCCCGCAGGATATGTTATTTCAAAAAATGAAGGTTCTGAAGTGAAGTGA
- a CDS encoding glycosyltransferase family 2 protein — translation MKQLDDSLQDVSTGVSQIDPAAVVRDRVEQNTTNTAIGLVARPDNTEVLAWGTLWAQNQGHAVFLTYTSACDEEVLEFADGLGATVVDPESDETDPELLRQQLVAAAHEDGYEHVFVNRDIMSSNHVGDGELRQDGHVDTGEATTPECLVAIPAYNEAGTIGDVVGDCQAVADEVLVIDDGSDDETAVRAESAGATVVEHAQNQGYGAALQTAFEEADVRKADHLVIIDADGQHDPADIPQLIEAQQESGAELAIGSRFTGDGDTDAPLYRRLGLGVVNALTNLSMGVIRPRSRVRDTQSGFRAYDRTAIESLAVSDEIGDRMSASTDILYHAQHNDFDIEEVGTTITYEVEDASSHNPLDHGLTLVKNILFTIERKRPMTVLGVPGFASALTGIGFSYWTLSNFLNSGTFPVGLALVSSVFMLGGVFACFTGIILHALNTQVVHRLEET, via the coding sequence ATGAAACAGCTCGACGACTCGTTACAGGATGTCAGTACGGGGGTGTCACAGATAGATCCTGCAGCGGTTGTTCGCGACCGGGTCGAACAGAACACGACGAACACGGCTATCGGGCTGGTCGCACGACCGGACAATACCGAGGTGCTCGCCTGGGGAACGCTGTGGGCGCAAAACCAGGGCCATGCCGTCTTCCTTACCTACACGAGTGCGTGTGATGAGGAAGTCTTGGAGTTCGCTGATGGACTCGGGGCGACGGTGGTTGACCCGGAAAGCGACGAGACCGATCCTGAGCTGTTACGCCAGCAGCTGGTAGCTGCTGCTCATGAGGACGGATACGAACACGTGTTCGTCAATCGCGATATTATGTCCTCGAATCACGTCGGGGACGGTGAGCTGCGTCAGGACGGGCATGTTGATACTGGGGAGGCCACCACACCCGAGTGCCTCGTTGCCATTCCCGCATACAATGAGGCCGGTACAATCGGTGATGTCGTCGGAGACTGCCAAGCGGTCGCTGACGAGGTGCTCGTTATTGACGACGGTAGTGATGACGAGACGGCTGTTCGGGCGGAGTCGGCCGGTGCCACGGTCGTCGAACATGCGCAGAATCAGGGCTACGGGGCGGCGCTTCAGACTGCATTCGAAGAAGCCGACGTTCGCAAGGCCGACCACTTGGTGATTATCGACGCCGACGGCCAGCACGATCCAGCTGATATCCCCCAACTGATCGAAGCCCAGCAGGAGAGTGGAGCAGAACTGGCTATCGGTAGTCGATTCACCGGCGACGGCGATACCGACGCACCGCTATACCGCCGGCTCGGGCTCGGTGTGGTAAATGCATTGACGAACTTGAGCATGGGCGTAATTCGACCTCGTTCGCGTGTCCGAGATACCCAGAGTGGGTTCCGGGCGTACGATCGGACGGCGATTGAATCGCTTGCTGTCAGTGACGAGATCGGCGACCGCATGAGTGCAAGCACGGATATTCTGTATCACGCTCAGCACAACGACTTCGACATCGAGGAAGTGGGGACGACCATCACCTACGAGGTAGAGGATGCCAGCAGTCACAATCCCCTCGATCACGGGCTGACGCTCGTCAAGAACATCCTGTTTACAATTGAGCGCAAGCGCCCGATGACAGTGCTTGGGGTTCCGGGTTTTGCGAGTGCGCTGACGGGTATCGGATTTTCCTACTGGACGTTGTCGAACTTCCTGAACTCGGGGACGTTCCCGGTTGGGCTCGCACTGGTGTCGTCGGTGTTCATGCTCGGTGGCGTGTTCGCCTGCTTTACGGGTATTATTCTGCACGCGCTGAATACACAAGTGGTACACCGGTTGGAGGAGACATAA
- a CDS encoding glycosyltransferase family 4 protein produces MSSSSLNVLVVSQKFPPEKGGNASRMGDLTSHMAEECEVTVIAPPSCYPASDFDWSWDWETTEVRNGCEIVRLWAWQLRTVDPSFVDRLLYYFTFVAHALFWLFQRRQKYDVIITTSPPIFTGMVALPFSMLGSLNWILDIRDLWIDVSSDLGFISEDGIITKSSRRYQAATLRQADLITVTTHGTTTQLRERYDFETEISVIPNGVDTSVFTPEPSSNEVELIYTGNLGYGQDLETCIRALHYTESDVRFRIVGDGDLRPELVELAEKIGVSDQVDFMGLVPREQIPQLLGTAAIGVAPLKEQDSLEYAVPTKLYEYWACELPVLALGQGTIEEIVSESGAGVVPSGSPRTVAREIDALLSNKEHRKQLAERGRTFVVANYERQALAHEFVQLAHRVNSPSGEISTAQARTEEAP; encoded by the coding sequence ATGAGTAGTTCTTCATTAAATGTACTTGTTGTGAGCCAAAAGTTCCCACCTGAGAAGGGAGGCAACGCATCTCGAATGGGAGACCTGACTAGCCACATGGCTGAGGAGTGTGAGGTAACGGTGATCGCACCCCCTTCATGTTATCCCGCCAGTGACTTCGACTGGTCCTGGGATTGGGAGACAACGGAGGTTCGAAACGGCTGTGAGATCGTTCGTCTGTGGGCGTGGCAGCTTCGTACTGTCGACCCGTCGTTTGTCGATCGCTTACTCTACTATTTTACCTTCGTCGCCCACGCGCTGTTCTGGCTGTTTCAACGCCGACAAAAATATGATGTCATCATTACAACGTCGCCACCAATTTTCACGGGAATGGTAGCTCTCCCGTTCAGCATGCTGGGATCTCTTAACTGGATTCTCGACATCCGCGATCTCTGGATTGATGTCTCGTCCGATCTGGGCTTCATCTCTGAAGACGGAATTATTACGAAGAGTAGTCGGCGGTACCAAGCAGCAACACTTCGCCAGGCGGATTTGATCACTGTGACAACCCATGGGACCACCACACAGCTCCGTGAGCGCTATGATTTTGAAACGGAAATTAGCGTTATTCCAAACGGTGTTGACACCTCTGTTTTCACACCAGAACCGTCCTCAAATGAGGTGGAGCTAATATACACTGGGAATCTCGGCTATGGGCAGGATCTCGAAACTTGTATTCGAGCGCTTCATTACACGGAATCAGATGTAAGGTTTCGGATCGTCGGTGATGGCGATCTTCGACCAGAACTAGTTGAACTCGCGGAGAAAATCGGTGTCTCTGATCAAGTTGATTTCATGGGCTTGGTCCCGCGTGAGCAAATTCCCCAGTTACTCGGTACAGCAGCCATCGGCGTTGCTCCCCTCAAAGAACAAGATTCACTGGAGTATGCAGTCCCGACAAAACTGTACGAGTATTGGGCCTGTGAACTTCCTGTGCTGGCTCTCGGACAGGGGACAATAGAGGAGATCGTTTCAGAATCTGGGGCTGGCGTTGTTCCCTCCGGATCGCCACGGACGGTCGCCAGAGAAATTGACGCACTTCTCAGTAACAAAGAACACCGGAAGCAACTTGCAGAACGGGGACGAACATTTGTTGTGGCAAACTATGAACGGCAAGCCCTCGCACATGAATTTGTGCAACTTGCGCACAGAGTAAATTCCCCCTCAGGCGAAATATCCACGGCGCAAGCACGTACAGAGGAAGCACCGTGA
- a CDS encoding IS4 family transposase — MRRLTTLFPSEFLEEHAEELGVVERDRDLQILILVWALVFDFATGENRTLAGFRRSYNSTGDETLSPGGFYQRLTPTLAAYLRDLVERGLDEVAVPNAVDADIDRFRDVMIADGTVLRLHEFLSEAYEGRHEEQAGARLHLLHNATDQTIERSDVTDEKTHDSTLFKTGSWLQGRLVLFDRAYFKYRRFALIDENDGYFVSRLKQNANPVITAELREWRGRAIPLEGKQIHDVVTDLSRQYIDVEVEAEFKRGQYEGTRSLDTKRFHVVVVRDEDADDYHLYITNLSREEFLPADLATLYRCRWEVETLFRELKTQYELDEFDTSNPAVVEILLYAALLSLLVSRDLLDLVTEQADDEIVFSPERWEATFRLHAQLILHEFGEYLGYSPPPLLERLIDDAQKIHQQRPILQETLSTVTQLRCES, encoded by the coding sequence ATGCGTCGGCTTACTACACTGTTTCCCTCCGAGTTCCTCGAAGAGCACGCCGAGGAACTCGGCGTGGTCGAACGTGATCGTGATCTTCAGATTCTTATCCTCGTCTGGGCGCTCGTGTTCGACTTCGCCACAGGTGAGAACCGAACACTCGCTGGATTCAGACGGAGCTACAACTCGACGGGTGACGAGACACTCTCCCCTGGTGGCTTCTATCAGCGGTTAACGCCGACACTCGCAGCATATTTGCGCGACCTCGTCGAGCGTGGTCTCGACGAGGTCGCTGTACCCAACGCTGTTGACGCTGATATCGACCGATTTAGGGATGTGATGATTGCTGATGGAACCGTGTTGCGGTTGCACGAGTTCCTCTCTGAGGCGTACGAAGGCCGCCACGAGGAGCAGGCTGGAGCACGGCTCCACCTGCTCCACAACGCCACCGACCAGACAATTGAACGGAGCGACGTGACTGACGAGAAAACGCACGACAGTACGCTGTTCAAGACGGGGTCATGGCTGCAAGGACGGCTGGTTCTGTTCGATCGCGCGTACTTCAAGTACCGCCGTTTTGCGCTGATCGACGAGAACGACGGCTACTTCGTGAGTCGGCTGAAGCAGAACGCAAATCCGGTGATAACGGCGGAATTACGGGAATGGCGCGGGCGCGCCATTCCCTTAGAGGGCAAGCAGATCCACGATGTGGTCACTGATCTCTCGCGGCAGTACATTGACGTTGAGGTGGAGGCGGAGTTCAAGCGAGGACAGTACGAGGGAACACGCTCGCTAGACACGAAACGATTCCACGTCGTTGTCGTCCGCGATGAGGACGCTGACGACTACCATCTATACATTACAAACCTGTCGAGAGAGGAGTTCCTTCCGGCAGATTTAGCAACGCTGTATCGGTGCCGCTGGGAGGTAGAAACGTTGTTTCGTGAGCTGAAGACACAGTACGAGCTGGACGAATTCGACACGAGCAACCCTGCTGTCGTGGAAATTCTGCTGTATGCGGCGTTGCTGTCGCTGCTAGTGAGCCGTGATCTGTTAGATCTAGTCACCGAGCAGGCCGACGATGAGATCGTATTTTCGCCGGAACGCTGGGAGGCGACCTTTCGGTTGCACGCCCAGCTCATCCTCCACGAATTCGGCGAGTACCTCGGCTACTCGCCACCGCCGTTGCTGGAACGGCTGATTGATGACGCACAAAAGATCCACCAGCAACGACCGATCTTACAAGAGACGCTCTCTACCGTTACTCAACTGAGGTGTGAGTCTTAG
- the wecB gene encoding non-hydrolyzing UDP-N-acetylglucosamine 2-epimerase encodes MTEQQPHIVIVLGTRPEIIKLAPVIRACEHQKLSYSVIHTGQHYSDSLDTVFFDQLELPAPDYQLGVGSNTHGQQTAEMLAGLEEILLEETPEVVLVQGDTNSVLAGAMAASKLEMQLGHVEAGLRSFDREMPEETNRVLADHAADYLFAPTETSRDHLREEGIADDRIHVTGNTVVDAVQQNQELAATKSTILEELDIAEKNFGLVTAHRAENVDERDRFAGLLEGVQRVGEVFDLEMIYPIHPRAKERLDVFDFETPSAVRLVEPQDYLDFIRLQKSAKIVLTDSGGVQEETCILGVPCVTLRENTERPETVEFGANQLAGVDPQRILTSTREMLEKESTWDNPFGDGQAADHILEILSPVGRGIQS; translated from the coding sequence ATGACAGAACAACAGCCACATATTGTTATCGTTCTTGGAACGCGCCCAGAAATCATTAAGCTCGCACCGGTAATCCGAGCCTGTGAGCACCAGAAACTATCCTATTCAGTCATCCATACCGGACAACACTACTCCGACTCACTCGACACGGTGTTTTTCGACCAACTGGAGTTGCCAGCGCCGGATTATCAGCTTGGTGTGGGGTCGAACACACACGGCCAACAAACGGCCGAGATGCTGGCGGGCCTTGAGGAGATTTTGCTCGAGGAAACGCCTGAAGTCGTGCTTGTCCAAGGTGACACAAACTCCGTGCTTGCGGGGGCAATGGCCGCGAGTAAATTGGAGATGCAACTCGGTCACGTGGAGGCCGGGCTGCGCAGTTTCGACCGGGAAATGCCCGAAGAGACGAACCGCGTGCTAGCCGACCACGCCGCAGACTACCTGTTTGCTCCCACGGAGACCTCCCGCGACCATCTCCGTGAGGAAGGAATCGCTGACGACCGGATCCATGTCACAGGCAACACGGTCGTCGATGCGGTCCAGCAGAATCAAGAATTGGCCGCCACGAAGAGTACTATTCTTGAAGAACTTGATATAGCTGAGAAGAACTTCGGGCTTGTGACAGCCCACCGAGCAGAGAACGTGGACGAACGAGACCGCTTTGCCGGGCTGCTAGAGGGTGTCCAGCGCGTAGGCGAGGTATTTGACCTTGAGATGATCTATCCGATCCATCCGCGGGCCAAAGAGCGCTTGGATGTATTTGATTTCGAAACTCCGAGTGCTGTCCGCCTCGTTGAACCACAAGATTACCTCGATTTCATCCGATTACAAAAATCAGCAAAAATAGTACTCACTGATTCAGGTGGTGTTCAGGAGGAGACTTGTATCCTCGGGGTCCCGTGTGTTACCCTGCGAGAGAACACTGAACGGCCTGAAACAGTCGAATTTGGGGCCAATCAACTGGCTGGCGTCGATCCACAACGGATACTCACGTCCACGAGAGAGATGCTAGAGAAGGAGTCCACTTGGGATAATCCCTTTGGTGACGGGCAGGCGGCTGACCATATTCTTGAAATTTTAAGTCCAGTGGGACGAGGGATACAGTCATGA
- a CDS encoding nucleotide sugar dehydrogenase has translation MSSVCVHGLGYIGLPTAAMLANYGHTVIGYDVDEELVNDLQAGQITFDEPGLQAFVTEALESGNLEVSDEVGPAKYHIIAVPTPFDEEAKVADISYIEAAGEAITPHLRPGDSVILESTVPPGTTVNTLQPVLEESGLAAGNDFALIHCPETVLPGNIITELRENDRIIGGVNGVSTEAAVRLYESFVEGDIHTTANATTAEFVKLIQNTYRDTNIALANELAQLARDYDIDSREAIHLANQHPRVEIHQPGPGVGGHCLPIDPWFLGQNSDNLDLISTAREINDGMVDYIVDLVGSTLGTLAGKQIAILGVAYKGNVDDIRNSPGLEIARQLQSLPSDTATPISADGGQEAGIQIKLHDPHVQDQTLDLDSLADATDDADAVIIATDHEEYTEIDPPKLKSRMGSKLVVDTKAILEQSTWEDAGFTVIRI, from the coding sequence ATGAGTTCTGTATGCGTACATGGGTTGGGGTATATTGGTCTTCCAACTGCGGCGATGTTAGCAAACTACGGGCACACTGTTATTGGGTATGATGTTGACGAAGAGCTGGTAAATGATCTCCAAGCAGGCCAAATCACGTTTGACGAGCCAGGCCTGCAGGCCTTTGTTACAGAGGCTTTGGAGTCAGGGAATCTGGAGGTGTCTGATGAAGTAGGGCCAGCCAAGTATCACATTATTGCGGTGCCCACTCCATTCGATGAGGAAGCGAAAGTCGCTGATATAAGCTATATCGAAGCCGCGGGCGAGGCTATCACACCTCATCTTCGCCCAGGTGATTCTGTAATCCTAGAGTCAACAGTGCCTCCGGGAACAACTGTCAACACGTTACAACCAGTACTTGAGGAATCCGGTCTAGCGGCCGGCAACGACTTTGCATTAATTCACTGCCCAGAAACCGTGCTGCCGGGTAATATCATCACGGAATTACGAGAGAATGATCGCATAATCGGTGGTGTCAACGGCGTCTCGACTGAGGCTGCAGTCCGCCTATATGAGTCGTTTGTCGAGGGGGACATCCACACGACGGCAAATGCAACGACCGCTGAGTTTGTCAAGCTCATCCAGAACACCTACCGCGATACCAATATTGCCCTAGCCAATGAACTGGCCCAGTTGGCGCGGGACTACGATATTGATTCTCGAGAGGCGATCCATCTGGCGAACCAACATCCCAGAGTTGAGATTCACCAGCCTGGCCCGGGAGTTGGTGGGCACTGTTTGCCGATTGATCCCTGGTTCCTTGGACAAAATTCAGACAATCTGGATCTGATCTCGACGGCCCGCGAGATTAACGACGGGATGGTGGACTACATCGTTGACCTTGTTGGATCGACACTTGGGACGTTGGCCGGCAAACAGATTGCTATTCTCGGGGTCGCATACAAGGGTAATGTCGATGATATCCGGAATAGCCCTGGCCTCGAAATCGCGCGACAACTTCAGTCGCTCCCTAGCGATACGGCTACTCCGATCTCCGCGGACGGCGGGCAGGAAGCGGGTATTCAGATCAAACTTCATGATCCGCATGTGCAGGATCAGACATTGGATCTGGACTCACTAGCAGATGCCACAGACGATGCAGATGCGGTCATCATTGCTACCGACCACGAGGAATATACAGAGATTGATCCACCGAAACTCAAATCTCGAATGGGCTCCAAGTTAGTCGTTGACACGAAGGCGATTTTAGAACAATCGACATGGGAAGATGCGGGATTCACCGTTATTCGTATTTAG